The region ACCGGTCGCGTCTCCACCAGCCGCATCCGGCCCGGCGGATATCCCCCGGGCCCGAACAGCCGTGGCGCGTCCGGCTCCCCCACGAAGAGCGGCGCGACGGCGAGCTGCAACTCGTCCGCCAGCCCCTGTGTCATCAGCTGGGTGTGCACGCGCCCCCCGCCCTCGACCATGAGCCGCCGCACCCCGCGGACGTCGTGGAGGTGTTCGAGCAGGACGCGCCAGTCCAGCTCGGCGCCGGTCGGGACCACGTCGACGTCCAGTCCGCGCAGGGCGTCGGTGGCGCGCTCGGCGCCCTTGTCCGTCGTATAGACGACCTTCTCGCCGCCCGTGTGCCAGAACTGGGCGTCCGGGTCGAGGTCGCCGGAACCGCTGACGGTGACCTTGAGCGGGTACTCCGGGCGCCCGGCGGCGACCCGCGCCGCCCGCCGCTCGGCGGAGTTGACCAGCAGTCGGGGATTGTCCGCGCGGATGGTGCCGGCGCCGATCAGGATCGCGTCGCTGGACGCCCGTACCTCGTCGACCCGGTCGAAGTCGGCCGGGCCCGAGAGCAGCAGGCGTTCGGGGCCGGTGTCGTCCAGGAAGCCGTCGAGGGAGACGGCGGCGGACAACAGGACATAGGGGTGGGGCATGGGGCGCACTCTCCAGCTCCGAGCGCAGGGCTCCTAGTGGTTCAAGTTTTAAACAATACCTAGACTGGCGGCATGACGACCCGCTGGCTCTCCCCCGCCGAGCAGCGCGCCTGGCGCGCGTACATCGGCGCCGCCTCGCTCCTGGAGGACACGATCGACCGGCAGCTCCAGGCCGAGACCGGCATGCCCCACCTTTACTACTCCATCCTGGCCATGCTGTCCGAGGCGCCGGACCGGCGGCTGCGGATGACCGACCTCGCCGAGATCCTGAAGATCACCCGCAGTCGGCTGACGTACGGCGTGACCCGGCTGGCGAACGACGGTCTGGTGCGCCGAGAAGGCTGCCACAGCGACAAGCGCACCCAGGTCGCGGTCCTCACGGACGAGGGGATGGCCGTTCTGGAGCGGGCGGCGCCGGGTCACGCGGAGCAGGTCATGACGGCGGTCTTCGACCGGCTGACCCCCGAGCAGGTGGGGCAGCTGGAGGAGATCTGCGGGGCCATCACCCGCGGCATCCAGGGGGAGAATCCCGGGGCCTGCGGGGAAGATCTGCCGTGGCGACGGCGTTCTTCGTGAGTCGGCGACGGCGTTCCTCGTAGTCGGCAACGGCGTTCGTCGTGACCCGTACGACAGCACTCTTAGTGAGCCGTACGACACAGAATCGAGCAAAGTCGTTGCTTGAACTTTAAAGCACCGTGTACTGTCTGTCTCCGAGGCAGTGCTTCAAAACTGAAGCACCACCGGCACAACTCGCACCACACCCGCTGGACCGGAGAGACAACATGCGCGAATTCCCCACCGCCACGGTGCGCACCCGCGTCACTGTGCCCCTGCGCTTCGGCGACGGCTACTCGGTCGACGCGCAGTTGGTCACCTTCCACGGCCTCGTCGACGACAAGGAGCACCTCGCCGTCGTGCTCGGCACGCCCGGCGCGACCCCGCTGGTGCGGCTCCACTCCGAATGCCTGACGGGTGACGTCTTCGGCTCGGCCCGCTGCGACTGCGGCCCGCAGCTGCGCGAGGCGGTGGAGCAGATCGCGGAGCGCGGCGGAGTGCTCCTGTACCTCCGTCAGGAGGGCCGCGGCATCGGCCTCTACAACAAGCTCGACGCGTACGCCCTCCAGGACCAGGGCCTCGACACGTACGCCGCCAACGCCGCCCTCGGCCTGCCCGAGGACGGCCGCGACTACGCCGCGGCGGCCCAGATGCTCCAGGCCCTCGGCATCGACGACCTGGACCTGCTCTCCAACAACCCGGACAAGGCCGAGCAGCTGCGCGACCTCGGCGTCACGGTCTCCCACCGCGTCCCGACGGGCGTCTTCACCACCGCCCACAACGTGCGCTACCTGCGCGCCAAGGTCCTCCAGACCCAGCACACGCTCCCCCTGCCGGAGCTCACGGCGGGCTGAGCCCTCGGGCCCCACGCTCCCCAAGCACACCGAAGCCCCAGGTCAGATTCCCTCTGACCTGGGGCTTTTCGGTAGACCCTGTGGGACTCGAACCCACAACCAATGGATTAAAAGTCCACTGCTCTGCCAATTGAGCTAAGGGTCCACACGCCGGCCCGTATCGATCCCGTGCCGATGCATCCCCGAGCATAGCCGGACGTGGCCGGGACTCCGATCGGGTATCCGCGTCCCGGCCACGCCAACAGCGAACAGCCCTATGGATCAACCGGTTCGGGCGCGTCCTTGCGCGCCGTCACGCGGGCGACCGTGCGGGCGTGGTCGGGGTTGAGGAACCAGTGGCGGGCCGACACCAGCCACCAGGTCGCGGCGAAGCCGAGGACGACGAGGACCGCGACCGGGGCGTAGTTGAAGGTCTCCCAGGTGACCGGCGAGACCTGCGGCAGCATGAACAGCACCGTGATCACGACGACCCAGGCGACCGAGACGACGCCGATCGCGCGCGACCAGCGGCCCAGGTGCCACGGCCCCCGCTCGAACGCCTCCCCCTTGCGCAGCCGCAGCAGCGTCGGGATGACGTACGCGATGTAGAGCCCGATCACGGCGATCGACGTCACGGCCGCGTACGCCGTCACATTGATCAGGTACGGCAGCCCCAGCACGAGCGCGCCCAGTGCCGCCAGCCACACCGCCGCGACCGGCGTGCGGGTGCGCGGGCTCACGGTGTGCCAGACCCGCGAGAACGGCAGCGCCCCGTCGCGCGAAAACGCGTAGATCATGCGGCTGTTGGCGGTGACGGACGCCATCCCGCAGAAGAGCTGCGCGCCGATCACGACCAGGAGCAGGAGTTTGCCCGCCGTCGCCCCCAGCGCGTCGAGCAGGATCTGCGCCGGCGGCGCGCCCGTCGCCGAGCCCAGCTCCTTGTCGTACGACTGGATGGCGAAGGTGAAGCCCAGCAGCAGGACGAATCCGGCGATCCACGAGGTCCAGATCGACTGCACGATGCCCTTCGGGCCCGCCGTCGACGCGTCGTGCGTCTCCTCGGTCATATGGGCGGAGGCGTCGTACCCGGTGAAGGTGTACTGCGCCATCAGCAGGCCGACGAGGACGACGTACACACCGCTGCCCCAGCCGGTGTTGTTCACGAAGTGCGTGAACACGAAGGACGCCGACTGATGGTGGTCCGGCACGAAGGCCAGCGCGCCCACGATCACCCCGACGCCCAGCACGTGCCACCACACGCTGATGTCGTTGAGGAGGGCGACGATCCGGACCCCGAAGGTGTTCAGCAGCCCGTGCAGGACGAGGATCCCGGCGAAGAGCAGGATCGTGCGGCCCGGCGTGATCGTGAAGTCGAACTGCAGGTTCAGGTACGCGCCCAGGAAGGACGCCGCACCGAAGTCGATCCCGGCGGTCACCGCGACCTGCCCGAGGACGTTGAACCACCCCGTGAACCAGGCCCAGGCGGCGGCCGACCTCGCGGGCGCCAGCCGGTGGGCCCAGAAGTACAGCCCCGCCGAGGTCGGATAGGCCGAACAGATCTCGGCCATCGACAGCCCGACGAACAGCGTCATCAGTCCGACCGCGACCCACCCCCAAGTGATCACGGCGGGGCCGCCGGTGTTCATGCCGAACAGATACAGCGTCAGACACCCCGAAAGAACCGAGATGATCGTGAACGAGACCGCGTAGTTGGAGAACGCCGACATGCGGCGGGCGAGAACCTGCGTATAGCCGAGCTGGGCAAGCCGTTCTTCGTCGGACAGCCCACTCGCCTTGGCGTCATCTGTCATGCCCCCAGCGATTCCCTCGCCGGGGGATCGACATGCACCGATCAAGACGTCGGGTTGGCTAGAAAAGGCCCCTGTAGCCCTGACAGCCGCTCCCGATCTTCACCCGCGCCGCGAACGACCCCTTGCCGGTGCCGTTCTGACGGTACAGATTGCCCGCGGTGTCCCGCGCGACCAGATCCGCCTTGCCGTCACCCGTGATGTCCCCGGCGCCGACGACGACGTTGTACGACCCGCCCCAGCCCGCGAACACCTTCGCCCGCGCGCCGAACGACCCCTTGCCGGTGCCGTAGTAGCGGTACAGGGTGTTGGTCTTGTCCTGGGCGAGCAGGTCACCGATACCGTCGCCGTTCAGGTCACCGACGCCGACGACCTTCTTGTACGCCTTCCAGTTGGCGTACAGCTTCACGCGCGCGGACAGCTTGCCCGTGCTCGTGCCCTTGTAGAGGTACACCGTGCCGGTCGCGGCGTTGCGGGCGATCAGATCCGGGCGGCCGTCGCCGCTGATGTCGCCGGGCGAGGTCAGGACGTCGTACTGGTTCCAGCCGCTGGTGCCGAGCGAGGTGTACGCCGTCGACGGCTTCAGCGTGCCGTAGCAGTCCGGCTTGTACGCGCGCAGTGCCCCGCTGGTCAGCCGGACCAGGACGTCGTTGCAGCGGTCGCCGCTCAGGTCGCCGAACGGCACCACCTTGTTGGTCGTCGTCCAGCCGCTGCTGGTGCCGAGGTTCACGGAGAACGTGCCCTTGCCCGAGCCCTGCCGGAAGCCCAGCGTGCCCGAGGAGCTGAGGGTGACCAGGTCGCCGATGAAGTCGCCGCCGCCGATGTAGTCGTGGGTGGCCGGAGCGGCACCGGACAGCGCGACCGTGCCGCTCGTGGCGACCGGGGCGCCGACCCCGTCGGCCGGAGTGACCGACAGCGTCCAGTCGTACCGCCCGTTCGTCAGGAACGCCCCCTTGGCGTCCGTCCCGAACCAGCCGACCTTCACCTCGCCGCGTGTCGCACCGCCGTCCCGCGTGTCCACGACCTTGCCGGTGACGCGGCTGCGCACGGTCAGCCGCCAGCCCGCGGCCGGTTTCGACAGCAGCAGGGTGGTCAGCGTGGACGGCGTCGTGTCGATCTCTCGCGCGACGAGGGTGGACGCCGAATCGACCGGGGCCAGCAGGCGCAGCGGCTGCTGGATCACGCCGGTCGGCACGAGGTGCACACGCTCCTGACCGTCGACGTAGGCCACGTTCCCGGTCGACTCGTCGACCGTCCAGCGCACCTCGCGCTGGGAGATTCCGGTGTCGGGCAGTGCGCCGATCACGCGGCTCACCGGTGTGCCGTCCGCGACGGTCGTGAGGACCAGTTGCCCGGCCTGTCTGTCGTGCGTGACGACGAATCCGTCGCCGAGTTCCGCCTCGCCGGCCGGGACGGGCACGGACCTCTTCGCCGTACGGTCGTAGACGCCGGCCGTGCCTTCGGCGCAACTCCAGTACAGCCAACGGCCGTTGGCCCGCAGTTCGGTGGGTGCGCAGCCGGCGTCGATGGTGAGGGTCTCGGTGGTCTTCTTCGTGGTGAGGTTGTACGCCGTGACGGTGCCGGGAGTGGTGCCCGGGGTCCACAGGGTGTCGCCGGAGAGGGCGGCGGCGCCGGGCGTGCGGGTGAGCGCCGGGGTGCCGTAGTTGCCGATCTTGTAGACGGTCTGCGCGGTGTCCGTCGTGTGGATCAGGTACTGGCCGGACACGTCGGTGATCCGGCCGCCGGCGGGGACACTGCGCTCCCAGAAGGTGTACGGGGCCGGCCCGTTGACGCGAATGCCGTCGCTGGTCGCGGTGTCCTTCGTCAGCCAGGCGGCGCGACCGTCGGCCGTGCCGTGGAGCTGGGAGCAGCCGACCTCCGTCGCCGGGCAGGTGCCGAGGTTCAGTGCGGTGCCGTCGAACGACGAGCGTGCGCCGAACTCGGGGGTGCCGGTCACGGCGACGGTCCGTACGTAGTCGTCGCGGTATCCGCCCGGGCCTCCGGTGTCGGCGACGAGCAGCCGCCCCTGTTCCAGAGACAGTCCCTGGATCTTGACCGGCGGCTTGGGCAGCGCCTTGACCTGGGTGACGACCGGACTGCCGTCCGGGCCCGGCTTGATGCGCTGGACGCCCCAGTCGTCGGCGGTGGTGCGGCCGATCAGGACGGCGGTGCCGTCGGAGACGGCGGAGAAGTAGGCACCCGACGAGGGCATCAGGGTGACCGTGGGTCCGCCCGTTATGGGTTGGGCGGTCACCACCGTACTGCCGCCAGAGCGGCGGACCAGCCAGTCGCCGACCACGGCGAGGTCCTGCACGGGGTTCACGCCGCTGCCCGACAGCGGGACCTCGGTCGGGGCCGCCGACAGATCGGAGCGGGAGAACACCTGCACGGCGGTCTGGCCGGTGTTGAACAGGACCACGTGCTCGGCGGTGACCTGAGCCCTGAGGTAGACCTTGGAGCGCAGCGGAGTCCAGTCCCGCACCTGCCCCGTGTGCCGGTCGACCATGAGCGACAGGTAATGCCCGTCCTTCGAGCCCTGGAACAGCAGCCCGTCGGCGTCCCCGCCCACGGGCGCCCCGAGGTTCACTCCCGCGGGCACTCCGCTGACCGGCACGTCACGCGTGGTGCCGTCGGCCTCCGGGAGCAACAGGTGCATCTCCCGCCAGGTCAGGCCCTTCTCGTCCGTCACGCCTCGGTAGGCGACCGCCAGGTCGCTGAACACGGTGAGCAGCCCCAGGCCCGAGGGCACATGGAGGGTGCGGGTGGTCCCGTCGACCGCGTTCCACAGGTCGACCCGGTCTCCCGGGTAGCGGTACGCGAGGACATCGCCGCCGGTCCCCCAGACGCCCATGTTTTCCGTCGGCCGCGTCACGGGCACGGACGTCCCGTCCGCGTACCGCGTCCAGACCAGCCCGGACCCCTCCAGCGTGTGGAAGACGCCCTGCTGCCCCGCGCCGTCGTGGCCGCTGGGCGACGACCCGCTGTAGAGCTCGGCGGCGGGGTAGGTGGAGCGCAGTGTCGCCGGCACCACCGTCTCCCGCGGCGCGTCCGCGACCGCCGTCGGCGACGGCAGCAACGGGCTCAGGCCGGCCGCCAGCACCGCGGAGGCGGCGACGAGACGCAGGCGCACGAAGGCATGACGAGTCAAGAAGACCCTCCCCGAAGAACGAGACGGGACGCGCACCGCTTCTCGATGCCCCCGGCCCCCCGGCCGTCGCATCCGTCTCAGAAGTCGGCTGATCTTACAGCGAGTTCAAAGTTTCCGGAAAGCCTTTCGAAACAGCGCGGGGCACAGCCACGGGCACGGAAAACGCCGTGGCCCCCACCGGATTCGGTGGGGGCCACGGCGTTCAGCACTCGCGGACGTCAGCGGACGTCAGCAGATGTCATCCGACGTCAGCCGTTGCGCTTCCAGCGGGGCTTCTCGTCGCGGCGGCCGAAGGAACCGGTGCCGGTACCCGTGCCGGTGCCGGTGCCGCGGTGGTCGTCGCGACGGCCGTACGGGCGGTCGTGGCTGCCGGCGCGGAAACCGCTGGAGGGACGGTTGTCCTGGCGGTCGCGGTTGAAGGGACGGTCGCTGCCACGGTGACCGCCACGGTCGTCGCGACGCTCGAAGGAGCGGCCGGCGGTGCCACGGTCGTTGTCACGGCGGAAGCCGGAGCCACCGCGGTCGTCACGACGCTCGAAGGTACGACCACCACGGTCGCCGTCCCGACGGTCGCGGTCGAAGCCGCCTCGGTCGTCACGACGGTCGTTGTCACGGCGGAAGCCGGAGCCACCGCGGTCGTCACGACGCTCGAACGAACGACCACCACGGTCATCACGACGGTCATTGTCCCGACGGAAGCCAGAGCCACCACGGTCGTCACGACGCTCGAACGAACGACCACCACGGTCATCACGACGGTCATTGTCCCGACGGAAGCCGGAACCACCACGGTCGTCACGACGCTCGAACGAACGACCACCACGGTCATCACGACGGTCATTGTCCCGACGGAAGCCAGAGCCACCACGGTCACCACGGTCGTTGTCGCGGCGCTCGTAGTTGCCCCGCTCGTCACGGCGCTGACGCGGCTCGTAGGACGAACGCTCGGCGACGGGCTGCTCGGACACGGCCGGCGTCTCGGCAGGGGCCTCGGCCACCGCCTGCTCCGCCAGGGCCTCCGCGGCCGCGACGACCGCGGCCTCTGGGTCCTCGCCCCGCTCGCGCGCGGCACGGGCCACCAGACGGTCGGCCTCCCCACGCAGCTCGACCGCACGACGCTGCGCGCGCTCCAGCTCCTTGGTGAGCTGCGAGACCTCACGCTCGGCCTGCTGCGCGGCGTCGCCGGCCGACTGGGCCTGGACCTCGGTCATCGACCGGGCACCGGTGATCTCGGCGACCTCGGGCTCGAAGGCCGTACCGGAGTTGATGATGTGACGCGCGGCGTCGACGCCCGCGTCCTCCATCAGCCGGAAGATCTGACGACGCTGGTGCGGCAGGGAGAGGGACACCACGGTGCCGCTGCGGCCCGCACGGGCCGTACGGCCGGAGCGGTGCAGGTAGTCCTTGTGGTCACCGGCCGGGTCCACGTTCAGGACCAGGTCGATGCCGTCGACGTGGATACCGCGGGCGGCGACGTCCGTCGCGACGAGCGCGTTGACGTAACCGTCCTTGAAGTCGGCCAGCGTCCGGGTCCGCGCGCCCTGGGTCATGCCGCCGTGCAGTGCGTCGGCCTTCACACCGGCGTCGCGCAGCTGCTCGGCGATACGGTCGGCGCCCAGCTGGGTGCGGACGAAGATGATCGTGCGGCCCTTGCGGGAGGCGATCGCGGCGGTGACCGGCGCCTTGTCCTTGGGCTTCACGATGAGGATGTGGTGGGACATCGTCGTGACGTTGCCCTGGGCGCTGTCGACCTCGTGCGTGACCGGGTTGGTCAGGTAGCGCTTGACCAGCGTGGAGATCTCGTTCTCCATGGTGGCCGAGAACAGCATCCGCTGGCCGCCGGCCGGGATCTGGTCGAACAGCTCGGTGACCTCGGGCAGGAAGCCCAGGTCGGACATCTGGTCGGCCTCGTCGAGAACGGCCACCTGGACGTTCTCCAGCGAGCAGGCGCCACGGTTGATGATGTCGCGCAGGCGGCCCGGGGTGGCGACGAGGACGTCGACGCCGCGCTCCAGCGCGTAGATCTGGTTGCCCATCGACGTACCGCCGCAGACGACCTTCATCTTCAGGCCGAGGACGTCGCCGTAGGGCTGCAGCGCGTCGGCGACCTGCATGGCCAGCTCACGGGTCGGCGTGAGGATGACGGCGCGCGGCTTCTTCTTCTCGGTGTGACCGCCGGCGAGCCGCGCCAGGGTCGGCAGACCGAAGGAGAGGGTCTTGCCGGAGCCGGTGCGGCCACGGCCGAGGATGTCCTTGCCGGCCAGGGCGTCCGGGATGGTCGCGGCCTGGATCGGGAACGGGGTGGTCACACCGTTCTGGGCGAGCTTGCGGACGACGCCCTCGGGGAGGCCGAGGGAGTCGAAGGTGATCTCGGGGGCAGCGTCGACGGCCTCGACGGTCTCGACCGTCTCCACGGTCTCGACGGCGGCCTGGACGCCCTCGTTGTTGTCGTTCTCGTTGTTCTCGGGCACGACGACGTGATCAGTACTGGAAACAGACATGCGAAATGCGAACCTTCCGGAGTTCTTCGGCACGCGCCCAAACTCCGTGAAGTCGCAATCGACCGCCTCTATGCGGTCCGGCCACGGCAAGGGAGAGTACGCGCCACACGCGGCGCTCTCTGCAATGGCGCCGGGCAAATGGGATCAAACGATCTACCACCATACGCACCCCCCACCCCTGAAGGCAAACTGACCCCCAAAGGGGCAGGTCAGACACGCAGGGCAGGTCTTACGTCTGCTGGCAGGGGTTCCAACACCAGCGGTGGCCGAGCGTATTCCCGGCCCCTCCGCCGACTTTCCCGCCGCCTCCCCGCTCGTCGGCCCTCCGCCCCTCCCCGCCGCCCGTCCACCACCCCGTTCACGCCGGTTGACCCGCCCGTGGCGCCGGCTCCCGATCCACCAGTTGCGTGGTCTGCTCATGCGCCGAGGACGAGGGCTCCGCCGTGGTCGGATCGGGCGTCGGCGTCACGGGCGGTGGCGGAGGAGGGGGCGGCGGAGTCGAATCGGACGTGGCATGCGTGGGACTCGGCACCCCGTTCGACGGCGGAGGCTGCTCCGGCTGCCCCTTGCCGTCCCCCTTGCCCGTCGCCCTGGCGGACGGCTTCGCACCGCCGGAGGCCGACGCGGACGCGGACGCCGACCCGGAGGCGTGCTCACCGGGCTTGGCGGAGGCGCCGCCCTTCGCACCCGGCCCCCCGTGGAACCCGCCACCACCCCGGCCCCCCGCGGACCCCCCGCCGGGAGCCTGGCCACCGTGCCGCCCCGCCGAGTGCGCGGGCCCCGGCCGGCCCGCGTCGTCACCCACGCTCATACAGCCGGCGGCGGACGCGACGACGATGACCGTGGCGGCCAGACGGACGGGTACGTACAAGGCGCGCACGGGCAGCCACCTCCGGAGGGGGTCTCCCCTGCTCGGCGAGGCCGAGAGCCTGGGGATGGATCGGCGAGTCCCCCTGCCCAACTCCCGCCGCCCGCAAGAGGACACGCGGGAACATGACACGCGTCCCGAGTCCGAGTGGGCGTCAGCCCCCGCCACCCACTCTCCGCCCACTCACCCGTAGCCGAGCGCGTGCAGCCGTTCGTCATCGATCCCGAAGTGATGCGCGATCTCGTGCACCACGGTGACCTCGGTCTCCGCGACCACGTCCTCCCGCGTCTCGCACATCCGCAGGGTCGGCCCCCGGTAGATCGTGATCCGATCCGGCAGCACCCCCGCGTACCACTCCCCGCGGTCGGTCAGGGGAGTTCCCTCATAGAGCCCGAGCAGCTCGGGATCGGCGGGGTCGGGCTCGTCCTCGACGAACACCGCCACGTTGTCCATCAACCGCGTCAGCTCCGGCGGAATCCGGTCCAGCGCCTCGGCGACCAGTTCCTCGAACTCCTCGCGCGTCATCTCCAGCACACGGC is a window of Streptomyces sp. NBC_00271 DNA encoding:
- a CDS encoding dihydrofolate reductase family protein translates to MPHPYVLLSAAVSLDGFLDDTGPERLLLSGPADFDRVDEVRASSDAILIGAGTIRADNPRLLVNSAERRAARVAAGRPEYPLKVTVSGSGDLDPDAQFWHTGGEKVVYTTDKGAERATDALRGLDVDVVPTGAELDWRVLLEHLHDVRGVRRLMVEGGGRVHTQLMTQGLADELQLAVAPLFVGEPDAPRLFGPGGYPPGRMRLVETRPVGDVVLVRYVPTAPGEGALASAADRHWLGVACELAALCPPSETAFSVGAVVVAADGTELARGHSREGDDPVVHAEEAALAKIDPADPRLRSATVYSSLEPCARRASRPAPCARLILDAGVRRVVTAWREPDTFVTEADGNGLLVAAGADVVVLPEFEERAVAPNRHLLAAG
- a CDS encoding MarR family winged helix-turn-helix transcriptional regulator gives rise to the protein MTTRWLSPAEQRAWRAYIGAASLLEDTIDRQLQAETGMPHLYYSILAMLSEAPDRRLRMTDLAEILKITRSRLTYGVTRLANDGLVRREGCHSDKRTQVAVLTDEGMAVLERAAPGHAEQVMTAVFDRLTPEQVGQLEEICGAITRGIQGENPGACGEDLPWRRRSS
- a CDS encoding GTP cyclohydrolase II, which translates into the protein MREFPTATVRTRVTVPLRFGDGYSVDAQLVTFHGLVDDKEHLAVVLGTPGATPLVRLHSECLTGDVFGSARCDCGPQLREAVEQIAERGGVLLYLRQEGRGIGLYNKLDAYALQDQGLDTYAANAALGLPEDGRDYAAAAQMLQALGIDDLDLLSNNPDKAEQLRDLGVTVSHRVPTGVFTTAHNVRYLRAKVLQTQHTLPLPELTAG
- a CDS encoding amino acid permease, which codes for MTDDAKASGLSDEERLAQLGYTQVLARRMSAFSNYAVSFTIISVLSGCLTLYLFGMNTGGPAVITWGWVAVGLMTLFVGLSMAEICSAYPTSAGLYFWAHRLAPARSAAAWAWFTGWFNVLGQVAVTAGIDFGAASFLGAYLNLQFDFTITPGRTILLFAGILVLHGLLNTFGVRIVALLNDISVWWHVLGVGVIVGALAFVPDHHQSASFVFTHFVNNTGWGSGVYVVLVGLLMAQYTFTGYDASAHMTEETHDASTAGPKGIVQSIWTSWIAGFVLLLGFTFAIQSYDKELGSATGAPPAQILLDALGATAGKLLLLVVIGAQLFCGMASVTANSRMIYAFSRDGALPFSRVWHTVSPRTRTPVAAVWLAALGALVLGLPYLINVTAYAAVTSIAVIGLYIAYVIPTLLRLRKGEAFERGPWHLGRWSRAIGVVSVAWVVVITVLFMLPQVSPVTWETFNYAPVAVLVVLGFAATWWLVSARHWFLNPDHARTVARVTARKDAPEPVDP
- a CDS encoding FG-GAP repeat domain-containing protein; this encodes MTRHAFVRLRLVAASAVLAAGLSPLLPSPTAVADAPRETVVPATLRSTYPAAELYSGSSPSGHDGAGQQGVFHTLEGSGLVWTRYADGTSVPVTRPTENMGVWGTGGDVLAYRYPGDRVDLWNAVDGTTRTLHVPSGLGLLTVFSDLAVAYRGVTDEKGLTWREMHLLLPEADGTTRDVPVSGVPAGVNLGAPVGGDADGLLFQGSKDGHYLSLMVDRHTGQVRDWTPLRSKVYLRAQVTAEHVVLFNTGQTAVQVFSRSDLSAAPTEVPLSGSGVNPVQDLAVVGDWLVRRSGGSTVVTAQPITGGPTVTLMPSSGAYFSAVSDGTAVLIGRTTADDWGVQRIKPGPDGSPVVTQVKALPKPPVKIQGLSLEQGRLLVADTGGPGGYRDDYVRTVAVTGTPEFGARSSFDGTALNLGTCPATEVGCSQLHGTADGRAAWLTKDTATSDGIRVNGPAPYTFWERSVPAGGRITDVSGQYLIHTTDTAQTVYKIGNYGTPALTRTPGAAALSGDTLWTPGTTPGTVTAYNLTTKKTTETLTIDAGCAPTELRANGRWLYWSCAEGTAGVYDRTAKRSVPVPAGEAELGDGFVVTHDRQAGQLVLTTVADGTPVSRVIGALPDTGISQREVRWTVDESTGNVAYVDGQERVHLVPTGVIQQPLRLLAPVDSASTLVAREIDTTPSTLTTLLLSKPAAGWRLTVRSRVTGKVVDTRDGGATRGEVKVGWFGTDAKGAFLTNGRYDWTLSVTPADGVGAPVATSGTVALSGAAPATHDYIGGGDFIGDLVTLSSSGTLGFRQGSGKGTFSVNLGTSSGWTTTNKVVPFGDLSGDRCNDVLVRLTSGALRAYKPDCYGTLKPSTAYTSLGTSGWNQYDVLTSPGDISGDGRPDLIARNAATGTVYLYKGTSTGKLSARVKLYANWKAYKKVVGVGDLNGDGIGDLLAQDKTNTLYRYYGTGKGSFGARAKVFAGWGGSYNVVVGAGDITGDGKADLVARDTAGNLYRQNGTGKGSFAARVKIGSGCQGYRGLF
- a CDS encoding DEAD/DEAH box helicase, giving the protein MSVSSTDHVVVPENNENDNNEGVQAAVETVETVETVEAVDAAPEITFDSLGLPEGVVRKLAQNGVTTPFPIQAATIPDALAGKDILGRGRTGSGKTLSFGLPTLARLAGGHTEKKKPRAVILTPTRELAMQVADALQPYGDVLGLKMKVVCGGTSMGNQIYALERGVDVLVATPGRLRDIINRGACSLENVQVAVLDEADQMSDLGFLPEVTELFDQIPAGGQRMLFSATMENEISTLVKRYLTNPVTHEVDSAQGNVTTMSHHILIVKPKDKAPVTAAIASRKGRTIIFVRTQLGADRIAEQLRDAGVKADALHGGMTQGARTRTLADFKDGYVNALVATDVAARGIHVDGIDLVLNVDPAGDHKDYLHRSGRTARAGRSGTVVSLSLPHQRRQIFRLMEDAGVDAARHIINSGTAFEPEVAEITGARSMTEVQAQSAGDAAQQAEREVSQLTKELERAQRRAVELRGEADRLVARAARERGEDPEAAVVAAAEALAEQAVAEAPAETPAVSEQPVAERSSYEPRQRRDERGNYERRDNDRGDRGGSGFRRDNDRRDDRGGRSFERRDDRGGSGFRRDNDRRDDRGGRSFERRDDRGGSGFRRDNDRRDDRGGRSFERRDDRGGSGFRRDNDRRDDRGGFDRDRRDGDRGGRTFERRDDRGGSGFRRDNDRGTAGRSFERRDDRGGHRGSDRPFNRDRQDNRPSSGFRAGSHDRPYGRRDDHRGTGTGTGTGTGSFGRRDEKPRWKRNG
- a CDS encoding metallopeptidase family protein; its protein translation is MLEMTREEFEELVAEALDRIPPELTRLMDNVAVFVEDEPDPADPELLGLYEGTPLTDRGEWYAGVLPDRITIYRGPTLRMCETREDVVAETEVTVVHEIAHHFGIDDERLHALGYG